A window from Hemicordylus capensis ecotype Gifberg chromosome 2, rHemCap1.1.pri, whole genome shotgun sequence encodes these proteins:
- the CCDC120 gene encoding coiled-coil domain-containing protein 120 isoform X1 encodes MEVKGQLINSSSYSSSEALQREPCPRIRLERVQELLEKQRALQQVLSLRLKELRRVCLQEAELTGKLPPEYPLEPGERPQPVRRRPAPAYRAPVVLKTEDALSLEELARELALQQQVAEAARRLAVAPDLTAEQRRRRRQLQADATQRLWELEAQVAECRARLGKGLPQRGNPDEAFHSESSSLSESASHENGPCGCFYPVHCALSSDDPHSFQPSKVSNHQGSFSDRPSPPKARDHLRAISSSPDRRPGWRLLQPDLYSQAKDRRNSVASPTSPSRTLPRSVSSFEGRSVPATPVLARSACSGSHQIRPEAPALHPRQWSGSHDSQLGPPSRDTSADRASLFAARTRRSNSSEALIERAPSEDPLLPSGPPFKSTEALTPSVAGRSPRPPYNDPLLDYLERRCWGGGEHLSRRDGPPPPEWGAFPESPLQRRARPAARTKSCGPLLPPQSREMSYGPPLPPHRNFHKALALEGLRDWYLRNAGVSQRGPPERRGPAQLVHQQLRSYYEPAPTNAEMGYYAGPGGLPHSLSYAGQPLYGRPFGELLFMDDSAGPYTLESTEHPTPGTLV; translated from the exons ATGGAGGTGAAGGGGCAGCTCATCAACTCGTCCAGCTACAGCTCTTCAG AGGCCTTGCAGcgggaaccctgtccccgaattCGGCTGGAGCGGGTGCAGGAACTGCTGGAGAAGCAGCGAGCGCTTCAGCAGGTGCTCAGCCTGCGCCTTAAGGAGCTGCGCAGAGTTTGCCTGCAAGAAGCT GAGCTGACAGGGAAGCTGCCTCCAGAATACCCACTAGAGCCCGGCGAAAGGCCCCAACCTGTGCGAAGGAGGCCAGCCCCTGCCTACCGGGCCCCCGTTGTCCTCAAGACCGAG GATGCACTTTCTTTGGAAGAGCTGGCCCGCGAGCTGGCCCTGCAGCAGCAAGTGGCCGAGGCTGCCCGGCGCCTTGCCGTGGCCCCGGACTTAACAGCGGAGCAGCGCCGTCGCCGGAGGCAGCTGCAGGCAGATGCGACCCAGCGGCTTTGGGAGCTGGAGGCGCAGGTCGCGGAGTGCCGAGCACGGCTGGGCAAAGGACTCCCTCAGAGGGGCAACCCTG ATGAAGCTTTTCATTCAGAGAGCAGCTCCCTCTCGGAATCGGCCAGTCATGAAAATG GGCCATGCGGATGCTTCTATCCTGTACATTGTGCTCTGTCCTCAGACGACCCCCACAGTTTCCAGCCCTCCAAGGTCTCCAACCACCAGGGCTCTTTCTCTGACCGACCTTCGCCCCCCAAGGCCCGGGACCATCTACGTGCCATCTCCAGCAGCCCTGACCGCCGGCCGGGATGGCGGCTTTTGCAGCCAGATCTGTACAGCCAGGCCAAGGACCGTAGGAACTCCGTCGCCAGCCCAACCAG CCCAAGCCGCACCCTGCCCAGAAGCGTGTCCAGCTTTGAGGGCCGGAGTGTCCCTGCCACTCCAGTGCTGGCAAGAAGTGCTTGCAGCGGAAGCCACCAAATCAG gcctgaGGCCCCAGCTCTCCACCCCCGCCAGTGGTCAGGCAGCCACGATTCCCAGCTCGGGCCCCCAAGCCGTGACACCAGTGCTGACCGGGCCTCCCTTTTTGCTGCTCGGACCCGTCGCAGTAACAGCTCGGAGGCCTTGATTGAGCGGGCCCCTTCGGAGGACCCTCTGTTGCCCTCAGGCCCCCCTTTTAAGAGCACAGAGGCCCTGACCCCATCTGTCGCAGGCCGGAGCCCTCGCCCGCCATATAACGACCCCCTTCTGGACTACCTGGAACGCaggtgttgggggggtggggagcatctGTCGCGCAGGGACGGGCCTCCCCCTCCAGAATGGGGGGCCTTTCCCGAGAGTCCTCTGCAGCGCCGAGCTAGGCCAGCTGCCCGCACCAAATCCTGTGGCCCGCTTCTGCCCCCCCAGTCCCGGGAGATGAGCTACggcccccccttgccccctcaCCGTAACTTCCACAAAGCCCTGGCCCTGGAGGGACTCAGGGACTGGTACTTGCGCAATGCTGGAGTCAGCCAgcgggggccaccagagagacgAGGACCGGCTCAGCTTGTACACCAGCAGCTGCGCAGCTACTACGAACCGGCACCCACCAACGCAGAGATGGGCTACTATGCGGGGCCAGGAGGTCTGCCCCACTCACTGAGCTATGCTGGGCAGCCGCTATATGGCAG ACCTTTTGGGGAGCTACTTTTCATGGATGATTCTGCTGGCCCCTACACCTTGGAATCCACAGAGCACCCGACCCCAGGGACACTGGTCTGA
- the CCDC120 gene encoding coiled-coil domain-containing protein 120 isoform X2, translating into MEVKGQLINSSSYSSSEALQREPCPRIRLERVQELLEKQRALQQVLSLRLKELRRVCLQEAELTGKLPPEYPLEPGERPQPVRRRPAPAYRAPVVLKTEDALSLEELARELALQQQVAEAARRLAVAPDLTAEQRRRRRQLQADATQRLWELEAQVAECRARLGKGLPQRGNPDEAFHSESSSLSESASHENDDPHSFQPSKVSNHQGSFSDRPSPPKARDHLRAISSSPDRRPGWRLLQPDLYSQAKDRRNSVASPTSPSRTLPRSVSSFEGRSVPATPVLARSACSGSHQIRPEAPALHPRQWSGSHDSQLGPPSRDTSADRASLFAARTRRSNSSEALIERAPSEDPLLPSGPPFKSTEALTPSVAGRSPRPPYNDPLLDYLERRCWGGGEHLSRRDGPPPPEWGAFPESPLQRRARPAARTKSCGPLLPPQSREMSYGPPLPPHRNFHKALALEGLRDWYLRNAGVSQRGPPERRGPAQLVHQQLRSYYEPAPTNAEMGYYAGPGGLPHSLSYAGQPLYGRPFGELLFMDDSAGPYTLESTEHPTPGTLV; encoded by the exons ATGGAGGTGAAGGGGCAGCTCATCAACTCGTCCAGCTACAGCTCTTCAG AGGCCTTGCAGcgggaaccctgtccccgaattCGGCTGGAGCGGGTGCAGGAACTGCTGGAGAAGCAGCGAGCGCTTCAGCAGGTGCTCAGCCTGCGCCTTAAGGAGCTGCGCAGAGTTTGCCTGCAAGAAGCT GAGCTGACAGGGAAGCTGCCTCCAGAATACCCACTAGAGCCCGGCGAAAGGCCCCAACCTGTGCGAAGGAGGCCAGCCCCTGCCTACCGGGCCCCCGTTGTCCTCAAGACCGAG GATGCACTTTCTTTGGAAGAGCTGGCCCGCGAGCTGGCCCTGCAGCAGCAAGTGGCCGAGGCTGCCCGGCGCCTTGCCGTGGCCCCGGACTTAACAGCGGAGCAGCGCCGTCGCCGGAGGCAGCTGCAGGCAGATGCGACCCAGCGGCTTTGGGAGCTGGAGGCGCAGGTCGCGGAGTGCCGAGCACGGCTGGGCAAAGGACTCCCTCAGAGGGGCAACCCTG ATGAAGCTTTTCATTCAGAGAGCAGCTCCCTCTCGGAATCGGCCAGTCATGAAAATG ACGACCCCCACAGTTTCCAGCCCTCCAAGGTCTCCAACCACCAGGGCTCTTTCTCTGACCGACCTTCGCCCCCCAAGGCCCGGGACCATCTACGTGCCATCTCCAGCAGCCCTGACCGCCGGCCGGGATGGCGGCTTTTGCAGCCAGATCTGTACAGCCAGGCCAAGGACCGTAGGAACTCCGTCGCCAGCCCAACCAG CCCAAGCCGCACCCTGCCCAGAAGCGTGTCCAGCTTTGAGGGCCGGAGTGTCCCTGCCACTCCAGTGCTGGCAAGAAGTGCTTGCAGCGGAAGCCACCAAATCAG gcctgaGGCCCCAGCTCTCCACCCCCGCCAGTGGTCAGGCAGCCACGATTCCCAGCTCGGGCCCCCAAGCCGTGACACCAGTGCTGACCGGGCCTCCCTTTTTGCTGCTCGGACCCGTCGCAGTAACAGCTCGGAGGCCTTGATTGAGCGGGCCCCTTCGGAGGACCCTCTGTTGCCCTCAGGCCCCCCTTTTAAGAGCACAGAGGCCCTGACCCCATCTGTCGCAGGCCGGAGCCCTCGCCCGCCATATAACGACCCCCTTCTGGACTACCTGGAACGCaggtgttgggggggtggggagcatctGTCGCGCAGGGACGGGCCTCCCCCTCCAGAATGGGGGGCCTTTCCCGAGAGTCCTCTGCAGCGCCGAGCTAGGCCAGCTGCCCGCACCAAATCCTGTGGCCCGCTTCTGCCCCCCCAGTCCCGGGAGATGAGCTACggcccccccttgccccctcaCCGTAACTTCCACAAAGCCCTGGCCCTGGAGGGACTCAGGGACTGGTACTTGCGCAATGCTGGAGTCAGCCAgcgggggccaccagagagacgAGGACCGGCTCAGCTTGTACACCAGCAGCTGCGCAGCTACTACGAACCGGCACCCACCAACGCAGAGATGGGCTACTATGCGGGGCCAGGAGGTCTGCCCCACTCACTGAGCTATGCTGGGCAGCCGCTATATGGCAG ACCTTTTGGGGAGCTACTTTTCATGGATGATTCTGCTGGCCCCTACACCTTGGAATCCACAGAGCACCCGACCCCAGGGACACTGGTCTGA
- the CCDC120 gene encoding coiled-coil domain-containing protein 120 isoform X3 codes for MEVKGQLINSSSYSSSEALQREPCPRIRLERVQELLEKQRALQQVLSLRLKELRRVCLQEAELTGKLPPEYPLEPGERPQPVRRRPAPAYRAPVVLKTEDALSLEELARELALQQQVAEAARRLAVAPDLTAEQRRRRRQLQADATQRLWELEAQVAECRARLGKGLPQRGNPDEAFHSESSSLSESASHENGPCGCFYPVHCALSSDDPHSFQPSKVSNHQGSFSDRPSPPKARDHLRAISSSPDRRPGWRLLQPDLYSQAKDRRNSVASPTSPSRTLPRSVSSFEGRSVPATPVLARSACSGSHQIRPEAPALHPRQWSGSHDSQLGPPSRDTSADRASLFAARTRRSNSSEALIERAPSEDPLLPSGPPFKSTEALTPSVAGRSPRPPYNDPLLDYLERRCWGGGEHLSRRDGPPPPEWGAFPESPLQRRARPAARTKSCGPLLPPQSREMSYGPPLPPHRNFHKALALEGLRDWYLRNAGVSQRGPPERRGPAQLVHQQLRSYYEPAPTNAEMGYYAGPGGLPHSLSYAGQPLYGRYRARFYPLPQ; via the exons ATGGAGGTGAAGGGGCAGCTCATCAACTCGTCCAGCTACAGCTCTTCAG AGGCCTTGCAGcgggaaccctgtccccgaattCGGCTGGAGCGGGTGCAGGAACTGCTGGAGAAGCAGCGAGCGCTTCAGCAGGTGCTCAGCCTGCGCCTTAAGGAGCTGCGCAGAGTTTGCCTGCAAGAAGCT GAGCTGACAGGGAAGCTGCCTCCAGAATACCCACTAGAGCCCGGCGAAAGGCCCCAACCTGTGCGAAGGAGGCCAGCCCCTGCCTACCGGGCCCCCGTTGTCCTCAAGACCGAG GATGCACTTTCTTTGGAAGAGCTGGCCCGCGAGCTGGCCCTGCAGCAGCAAGTGGCCGAGGCTGCCCGGCGCCTTGCCGTGGCCCCGGACTTAACAGCGGAGCAGCGCCGTCGCCGGAGGCAGCTGCAGGCAGATGCGACCCAGCGGCTTTGGGAGCTGGAGGCGCAGGTCGCGGAGTGCCGAGCACGGCTGGGCAAAGGACTCCCTCAGAGGGGCAACCCTG ATGAAGCTTTTCATTCAGAGAGCAGCTCCCTCTCGGAATCGGCCAGTCATGAAAATG GGCCATGCGGATGCTTCTATCCTGTACATTGTGCTCTGTCCTCAGACGACCCCCACAGTTTCCAGCCCTCCAAGGTCTCCAACCACCAGGGCTCTTTCTCTGACCGACCTTCGCCCCCCAAGGCCCGGGACCATCTACGTGCCATCTCCAGCAGCCCTGACCGCCGGCCGGGATGGCGGCTTTTGCAGCCAGATCTGTACAGCCAGGCCAAGGACCGTAGGAACTCCGTCGCCAGCCCAACCAG CCCAAGCCGCACCCTGCCCAGAAGCGTGTCCAGCTTTGAGGGCCGGAGTGTCCCTGCCACTCCAGTGCTGGCAAGAAGTGCTTGCAGCGGAAGCCACCAAATCAG gcctgaGGCCCCAGCTCTCCACCCCCGCCAGTGGTCAGGCAGCCACGATTCCCAGCTCGGGCCCCCAAGCCGTGACACCAGTGCTGACCGGGCCTCCCTTTTTGCTGCTCGGACCCGTCGCAGTAACAGCTCGGAGGCCTTGATTGAGCGGGCCCCTTCGGAGGACCCTCTGTTGCCCTCAGGCCCCCCTTTTAAGAGCACAGAGGCCCTGACCCCATCTGTCGCAGGCCGGAGCCCTCGCCCGCCATATAACGACCCCCTTCTGGACTACCTGGAACGCaggtgttgggggggtggggagcatctGTCGCGCAGGGACGGGCCTCCCCCTCCAGAATGGGGGGCCTTTCCCGAGAGTCCTCTGCAGCGCCGAGCTAGGCCAGCTGCCCGCACCAAATCCTGTGGCCCGCTTCTGCCCCCCCAGTCCCGGGAGATGAGCTACggcccccccttgccccctcaCCGTAACTTCCACAAAGCCCTGGCCCTGGAGGGACTCAGGGACTGGTACTTGCGCAATGCTGGAGTCAGCCAgcgggggccaccagagagacgAGGACCGGCTCAGCTTGTACACCAGCAGCTGCGCAGCTACTACGAACCGGCACCCACCAACGCAGAGATGGGCTACTATGCGGGGCCAGGAGGTCTGCCCCACTCACTGAGCTATGCTGGGCAGCCGCTATATGGCAGGTATAGGGCTCGATTCTATCCCTTGCCCCAATAa
- the PRAF2 gene encoding PRA1 family protein 2 isoform X1: MGVVVPSFPKQGKMSEVRLPPVRALDDFLLGSTRLATPDLRDLQRWHNRVINNLLYYQSNYLLVLGAGLLLGAYFRPMLTLLSGTLITLIFMSFVWTAENKAPVRRIRRNYPGTCLSAVLGSAYFLVSLFEGSATFLVFIALPIMLIIIHASLRLRNLKNKIENKMESIGLKRTPMGLLLEALGQEQEAGS; encoded by the exons atgggggttgtagttccaTCGTTCCCCAAACAAGGGAAGATGTCCGAGGTGCGGCTGCCCCCGGTTCGGGCGCTGGATGATTTTCTGCTGGGTTCCACTCGCTTAGCCACCCCGGACTTGCGCGATCTGCAACGGTGGCATAACCGGGTCATTAATAACCTCCTTTACTACCAGAGCAATTATCTGCTGGTGCTGGGCGCCGGGCTGCTGCTGGGCGC GTACTTTCGCCCCATGCTGACTCTGCTGAGTGGTACTCTTATCACTCTGATCTTCATGAGCTTTGTCTGGACTGCCGAGAACAAGGCCCCCGTGCGGCGCATCCGGCGGAACTATCCTGGCACCTGCCTCTCTGCTGTCCTGGGCTCTGCCTACTTCCTAGTGTCTCTCTTTGAAGGCTCTGCCACGTTCTTGGTTTTCATCGCCCTGCCGATAATGT TGATCATCATTCATGCCTCTCTGCGTCTCCGGAACCTCAAAAACAAAATTGAGAACAAAATGGAGAGCATCGGACTCAAACGCACACCCATGGGGCTACTCCTGGAAGCTCTTGGGCAGGAACAGGAAGCTGGATCCTAG
- the PRAF2 gene encoding PRA1 family protein 2 isoform X2 produces MGVVVPSFPKQGKMSEVRLPPVRALDDFLLGSTRLATPDLRDLQRWHNRVINNLLYYQSNYLLVLGAGLLLGAYFRPMLTLLSGTLITLIFMSFVWTAENKAPVRRIRRNYPGTCLSAVLGSAYFLVSLFEGSATFLVFIALPIMYLLVRNLKMILAFTSCIGFQILH; encoded by the exons atgggggttgtagttccaTCGTTCCCCAAACAAGGGAAGATGTCCGAGGTGCGGCTGCCCCCGGTTCGGGCGCTGGATGATTTTCTGCTGGGTTCCACTCGCTTAGCCACCCCGGACTTGCGCGATCTGCAACGGTGGCATAACCGGGTCATTAATAACCTCCTTTACTACCAGAGCAATTATCTGCTGGTGCTGGGCGCCGGGCTGCTGCTGGGCGC GTACTTTCGCCCCATGCTGACTCTGCTGAGTGGTACTCTTATCACTCTGATCTTCATGAGCTTTGTCTGGACTGCCGAGAACAAGGCCCCCGTGCGGCGCATCCGGCGGAACTATCCTGGCACCTGCCTCTCTGCTGTCCTGGGCTCTGCCTACTTCCTAGTGTCTCTCTTTGAAGGCTCTGCCACGTTCTTGGTTTTCATCGCCCTGCCGATAATGT ACTTGCTTGTCAGAAATTTGAAGATGATTCTGGCTTTCACATCTTGCATTGGATTCCAAATACTGCACTGA